A segment of the Methylomonas paludis genome:
CTGGCCGAGACTAAACGCCGCTTGGCTACCGCTTATTATTGGCCGGGCACAGGCGTGGGTTTAACCTTAACCAATTTTCCGCGCCAACAGCAGCGCCGGATCGGTTTGGTGGGTTTAGGCGTGGGTACGCTGCTGGCCTACGCCAAAACCGGTGATTATTTTCGGATTTATGAAATCAACCCGCAGGTAATCGAGTTTGCCCAACAGTATTTTAGTTTTATCCAGGATGCACCGGTCAATCTGGATATTATCAGTGCCGATGCTAGACTGGCGCTGGCCCAGGAAAGCCCACAACATTTTGATGTGTTGGCTCTGGATGCCTTCAGCGGTGATGCCGTACCCATGCATTTGCTGAGTGACGAAGCCATGCAACTGTATTTCAGGCATTTGCAACCGGACGGCGTATTGGCGGTACATATTACTAATCACTACCTGAATTTTCGGCCTTTACTGGCCGGCTGGGCGGAACAAGCGGGTTATGACTATGTGGTTGTCCACGCCCAGCCGCCGGCTGACCAACCGAATTTATATCGGGCCGATTGGGCTTTACTGACACGAAATCGGGCATTTTTGCAAAGCCCTGCCATTACAGCGGCGGCAGAACCCAGACAAAGCGGCGGCAAACGAGTAGTATGGACGGATGATTTTTCCAATTTATTCAGTTTGTTAAAGTAAAGAGAAATATTTAATTATGAATCAATATCTTGCTCCAGTGCTTTTCATTCCGCACGGCGGCGGGCCGCTGCCTTTACTGGGTGATGCCGGTCACGTGGAATTGGTGGAATTTCTCCGCGCCTTACCGGCCAGTCTGGCTAAGCAACCGGCTGCTATTTTAGTCATCAGTGCCCATTGGGAGGCTACCCAGGCCACCATTACCCATGCCGATAAACCGGCACTGATTTATGATTATGCCGGATTTCCGGAAGCCTCTTATCAGATTACTTATCCTGCAGTGGGCAATCCTGATTTGGCAAAGCAGGTATTCAGGCTATTAACTGAACATGATATTCCGGCCAGCCTGGACAATCAACGCGGCTTTGATCACGGTTTGTTTGTACCCTTGAAGCTTATGTATCCGCAAGCCGATATTCCTTGTTTGCAATTATCGCTGGTCAATCACCTTGATCCCGAGCTACACCTTAAAATTGGCCAGGCATTAGCCGTTTTGCGCAAACAAAATATTCTGATTTTAGGGTCAGGGTTTTCTTTTCACAATATGCGGGCATTTTTTAGTCACTCGGCGGCCGATAATGCCAAAAATCAGGCGTTTGAGGATTGGCTGATCGAAACTTGCTGCGCTGACGAGTTGACTGCAGCAGAACGCAAAGCCAGGTTGCTGAACTGGCCATTAGCGCCTTTTGCCGGGTTTTGCCATCCCAGAGCCGAACATTTACTGCCTTTGCATGTCTGTTTGGGTGCCGGCGGCGCTACTCCGGCGGAATTGGTATTTGCCGGATCAATACTGGGCAAGCAGGCCAGCGGATTTTTGTGGCGGTCTTGAGGTATGATTAACACGCCAGCACGACCCAGTTTTTAATCTATCCCAGGCAGCACCCACCCATGTCAAAAACCACCATTTCCAGCAGCTTTTATGCCTATCTGGCCCGCTTGCGCTGGATAAAACGTTGGGGACTAAAGCGTAACGCCCATGAAGAAAATGTCATGGAACATAGCTGGGAGGTGGCAGTAATTGCCCATACCCTGGCCCTGATTAAAAATCGATATTTTGACGGTGACTTGGATGCCAACGCGATTGCCACGGCAGCGCTGTATCATGATATTACCGAGGTGATCACTGGTGATTTGCCGACACCAATCAAATATCATTCACCGGCCATTTTTGAGGCTTATAAACAGATTGAACAACAGGCCGAACTGGAATTGCTGAATTTGTTACCCGATGCCTTGCAAGCGGATTTTAGACCGCTGATACAACATCAGCACTTGCCGGCAGCACATCAACAGCTTATTAAAGCTGCCGATAAAATCTCGGCTTATCTGAAATGTCAGGCAGAGCTGAAAGCAGGTAACGGCGAGTTTGAATTGGCTGCCCAGCAATTGGTCAGCAATATCCATGAGTTAAATCAACCGGAAGTGGTATTGTTCATGCAGGCTTTTGTGCCCAGCTGCGGCCTGACCCTGGATGGCTTGATGCAAACCAATTAATCGGACTGATTGGTGTCACTACTTGCTAAGTGCTTGAGATTGGTTCTATACTAGCTTCATGCGCATTCTTAATCTGTTTTTAATCACTTTGCTGTGTTTTGCGATCCCATTACAGGGTAGCGCAGGCTGGCTGGTGGGTGAAGACAATTGTCCTAGCGAATCGGCGCAGCTCAGCCACTCAGCCGATAAGCCCGCTCATGACTGCTGTACCGATAAAGCCACTCAGGCCAAAACCGGTAAAGCCTGCAAAGCCGAACAGGATTGCCAGACCGGCGGTCCAATGCTGCTGAATCAACTGGAAAAGCCGCTAGCGACCTTTTACCCGGCTATCACCAAGCCGTTTACCGACAAAACCTATCTGTCCTTCGACGCCTTTACCACCTGGCGTCCGCCTACCTTGGCCTAATTCCCGCAGTTAAAATCATCATTGTATAAATGATGGCATCCGCCATTGCAATCCGCTTTAGTCTAGCTAAACGGATAGCGCGGCCTGACGATACAGGAATTAGCTATGTATTTTTATCTCTCTAAAAAGCGACTGCGTTTTAGCGCACTGTGGCTGCTGGCCAGCCTGCCGGAACTGGGCTGGAGCCTTGGTCTAAGTTTTGATGATGCGCTTAATCTGGCTTTACAGGAAACCCCGCAGTTAAGCGCGAATCAGGCGCAAACCGAAGCCGCCCGCCAATTAACCACCCCTGCAGGTGAATTGCCCGATCCGCAATTGGCAGTGGGCGTGGATAATTTGCCGATACAGGGCGGCGACAGTTTCAGCCTGTCCCGTGATTTTATGACTATGCAAAGAGTCGGGCTGATGCAGGCTTTCCCAAACGGCGCTAAACTGGATGCCAGAGTCGCTGCCGCTGAAAATCGGGTGGCCCTGGCTGAAGCGCAAACCCGGCTCAGCCGTTTACAGGTGCTGCAAGAAACCGCAGTGGCCTGGATTAATCGCCAGGCGCTTGAGCAGCAATTAGCGGTACTGAATGGACTGGAACAGGAGAACCACCTGTTTGAACGGGCGGTACTGGCTAAATACAGTGGCGGCGCCGGCATGGCCAGCGAATTACTGACTCCCCGCCAGGAAGCGGCTTTGATTGCAGAACGCCGCGATGAGCTGAACAGCCAGTTGGCAATGGCTTTGGCCCAATTGAAACGCTGGATCGGCTCTGCCGCAAACCAGCCTTTGGACGGTGATATTCCCAACTGGCCGATTACCCCGGAAAGTCTGGCGCATGGTTTACACCGTCACCCGGAACTTGATTTATTTGACCCCAAAACCCGAATTCTGGATGCGGAAGTGGCAGAAGCCAAGGCGGAAAAAATTCCGGATTGGGCTTTGCAACTGGCTTATCAACGCCGGGGGCCGGCTTACAGCGATATGGTGTCTTTGCAAGTAAGCGTGGATTTACCGATTTTTGCCGGCTCCCGGCAAGACCCCAAACTGGCAGCCAAATTAGCGGAACGGGCAGCACTGGCCGATGAACGTAAAGCCGCTTTACTGGAACATGGCGCCATGCTGGAATCGGCGCTGGCCGAACACCAGCGTTTGGCCCGGGCGGTACAACGCAGCCGGGAGGTGATAGTACCGCTGGCGGCAGAAAAGGTGACATTAACGCTAGCTGACTGGCGCGGCAATCGCGCTGATTTAGCCACATTAGCCGCTGCTCGACGCGAAAATATTGAAGCGCAATTGAAAGCGATCAGCCTGGAAAATCAGCGCCGGCAACTGGCGGCTCGCTTGCATTATACCTATAGTGAACAGACCCTGAGTCAAACGGAGCCGCAGCCATGAAGCCATTCAATTCTCTTGCCGTTCTGCTGGGCGCTACTGCATTAGTGGCCTCGGGCATAGGCATAGGCTGGCAACTGGCCTTGCAGCAAATACCGCCGGCCTCGCCGGAGCAGATGCCGGCCAGCCCGGAACCTGTTAAACCAGCTCAAAAGGTCTTGTACTGGTACGATCCGATGATGCCGCAACAACATTTTGATAAACCCGGCAAGTCACCGTTTATGGATATGGCCTTAATCCCCAAATATGCTGAAACCACCCATACTAACGGCATCAGCATAGATCCGCTACGTACCGAAAATATCGGCATGCGGCTGGCGACAGTATCCCGGCTGGCCGTGGCCAGACAACTGGAAGTCAGTGGCCTGATCGGTTTTAATGACAGGGATGTCGCAGTCGTGCAAACCCGCAGCCCTGGTTTTGTCGAGCGGGTTTGGCCGTTGGCGGCGGGGGATCTGGTCAATGCCGGTCAGCCGTTGGTGGAACTGCTGTTACCGGAATGGGCCAGCGCGCAACAGGAACTGCTGGCAGTACGGGAACTGGGTGAACCCGATTTGCTGACAGCAGCCCGCCAGCGCTTGCGCCTGCTGGGGATGCCGGACAATCTGATCCAACATCTGGAACTTAGCGGTGTGGTGGAAAACCGCTATACCATTACTGCGCCTATCAGCGGCGTTATCCAGAACCTGGACGTTCGCAATGGTATGAGTGTGATGAACGCCCAGACTTTAGTGCGGATCAACGGCCTGAACAAGGTCTGGCTGGAAGCCGCTGTTGCGGAAGCCCAAGCGGAAACACTCAGCATAGGTGACTTGGCGGAAGTACATCTGACGGCTTATCCAGAACAAGGCATGACCGGCAAAATCAGCACTATTTTACCGATGTTGCATGAAAACAGCCGCAGCGTGCGAGTCAGGATAGAACTGGATAATCAGCAGCATAAACTACGACCCGGCATGTCGGCACAAATACGCTTAAGCAGTCATGGCGCAGATACCGGATTGGCGGTGCCCAGTGAGGCATTAATACGCACCGGCAAACGCACATTGGTGATGCTGGCTGATGACGCAGGCCGTTATACTCCCCAGGAAGTCCATATCGGCCATGAAGTCGGCAATTTTACGGTGATCAGTGCCGGGCTGGAGGAAGGCCAGCAGGTGGTGGCCAGCGGCCAGTTTTTGCTGGATTCGGAAGCCAGCCTGAGTGGCATTACCGCCGAGCCGGCTCACCAGCAACACCAGCATCAGATGGAGGAAAACCCATGATAGCCGGTTTAATCCGCTGGTCGGTGCGCAACCGGTTCATGGTGCTGTTATTGACCCTGTGTTTAGCCGGCTGGGGTATCTGGTCTATTAAAACCACCGCCATCGATGCATTACCGGATTTATCCGATGTGCAGGTGATTATCCGTACCAGCTATCCAGGTCAGGCTCCACAAGTCGTGGAAAATCAGGTGACTTATCCACTGGCAACTACCATGCTGTCCGTACCTGGGGCAAAAACAGTACGCGGGTTTTCTTTTTTCGGCGACAGCTTTGTCTATGTACTGTTTGAGGACGGCACCGATTTGTACTGGGCGCGCTCCAGGGTGCTGGAGTATCTGAATCAGGTGCAAGGCCGGCTCCCGGCTACGGCTAAAGCCAGTTTGGGCCCGGATGCGACTGGGGTGGGCTGGATTTTTCAATACGCGCTGATAGACCGTAGCGGTCAGCATGATTTAGCCCAATTACGTTCTTTGCAGGACTGGTTTTTAAAGTATGAGCTGAAAAGCTTACCCAATGTCGCCGAAGTTGCTACGGTGGGCGGTATGGTCAAACAATATCAAGTGGTGCTGGACCCGGTAAAACTGGCCAATCTGGGCATCAGCCAGCAACAGGTCAGCACGGCAATTACCAACGCCAATGCCGAAACCGGCGGCGGGGTTCTGGAACTGGGTGAAACCGAACTAATGGTGCGGGCCAGCGCTTATTTACAGTCTCTGGATGATTTTAGAGCCATAGTGCTGAAACTGGCGGACGGCGTACCGGTGTTGCTGGGCGATGTGGCGCAAATCCAGATCGGCCCGCAGATGCGGCGCGGCATTGTGGAACTGGATGGCGAAGGCGAAAGCGTGGGGGGCGTGATTATTTTACGTTCCGGTAAAAACGCCCGCGAAACGATCAGTGCGGTAAAAACCAAACTGGACAGTCTGCAAGCCAGCTTGCCTGCCGGAGTGGAAATAGTCACCACTTATGACCGCAGTCAGTTGATAGATCGGGCTGTGGCCAACCTGACCGACAAGCTGATTGAGGAGTTTGTGGTGGTGGCGGTGGTCTGCGTGGTGTTTTTATGGCATTTACGCTCTTCGCTGGTAGCTATTATTGCCTTACCGCTGGGGGTATTAACCGCATTTGCCATCATGCGTTATCAGGGGATTAATGCCAATATCATGTCACTGGGCGGCATTGCCATTGCGGTAGGGGCTATGGTGGACGCGGCGGTGGTGATGATAGAGAACGCCCATAAAAAAGTAGAGCACTGGCAGCAACAACATCCTGATCAGATTTTACAGGGCGAAACTCATTGGCAGGTAATGACCGATGCCGCTGTCGAAGTGGGACCGGCACTGTTTTTTTCTTTATTGATAATCACCTTATCCTTTTTGCCTATTTTTACCCTGGAAGCACAGGAAGGCCGGCTATTTAGCCCGCTGGCATTTACCAAGACCTATGCGATGGCCGCATCGGCGGGCTTGTCGGTGACCTTGATTCCCATTCTGATGGGTTACTGGATACGCGGCAAGCTGCCCAGCGAAACCGCCAACCCGGTAAACAGAACCTTGATCAAATTCTATAAACCGATACTGGATAGTGCCTTGCAGCGGCCAAAAACCACACTGTTGGCAGCAGGATTACTGTTTTTGACTTTATTCTGGCCGCTGAGCCGTTTGGGCGGTGAATTTTTACCGCCGCTGGATGAGGGCGATTTGCTGTATATGCCCAGCGCCTTGCCGGGCTTGTCGGCGCAAAAAGTCGCGGAAGTATTGCAGCAGACTGACCGGATGATCAAGACGGTGCCGGAGGTGGCACGGGTATTCGGCAAAGCCGGCCGCGCCGAAACGGCAACCGACCCGGCGCCGCTGGAAATGTTTGAAACCACCATTCAGTTTAAACCCCGCAATGAATGGCGGGCCGGTATGACTCAGGAAAAGCTGATTGCCGAACTGGATGCAGCCGTGAAAGTGCCCGGAATGGCGAATATCTGGATTCCACCAATACGCAATCGTATCGATATGCTGGCCACCGGGATTAAAAGCCCGATAGGTGTAAAGATCAGCGGCAGCCATCTAACCGATATTGATAAAGTGGCTCAGGAAGTGGAACATCTGGCCAAGCAGCTGGATGGGGTATCCTCGGCGCTGGCAGAACGTTTGAGCGGTGGCCGCTATGTAGACATAGATATCGATAGGGCCGCTGCTGCCCGCTATGGACTGAGCATAGCCGAATTGCAGGCGGTAGTCGCCGGTTTGATTGGTGGTGACAATATCGGCGAGACCGTAGAGGGACGCGCCCGTTATCCGATTAATTTGCGCTATCCGCGCGAATGGCGCAATTCTGTGGAGCGCTTGCAACAATTGCCCATTACTACCGAGTTAGGCAGTCAGATTACGCTGGGCAGCGTAGCGCATATTCATATCAGTGACGGTCCTCCGATGCTGAAAAGCGAAAACGCCCGACCCAGCGGCTGGGTTTATATTGATGTGCGGGGCCGGGATTTGGCCTCAGTGGTAACAGAATTGAAAGCCAAAGTTAACCAGGAAATTAAGCTGGAGCCGGGTATGACTTTAAGTTATTCCGGTCAGTTTGAGTTTTTGGAACGGGCCAATGCCCGCATGAAACTGGTGGTACCGGCCACCCTGCTGATTATTTTTGTCTTGCTGTATCAGACTTTCCAGCGGATGGACGAAGCGTTGCTGATTATGCTGACTCTGCCGTTTGCCTTGACCGGCGGGGTATGGTTTTTATATTTGCTTAATTTTAATCTGTCTGCCGCCACTGGGGTGGGCTTTATTGCGCTGGCCGGTATTTCCACTGAATTTGGGGTGATCATGCTGCTTTATCTGAAACAGGCCTGGACAGAGCGCTTGGCCCATGATCAGGATAGCCCAGCGGATTTGCTGGCGGCGATCCGCGAGGGCGCGGTGTTGCGGGTAAGACCCAAAGCAATGACCGTAGCGGTGATTATTGCCGGTTTATTGCCCATTTTTTGGGGCAACGGTACCGGCAGCGAAGTAATGAGCCGCATTGCTGCGCCAATGCTGGGCGGGATGGTGACAGCGCCCTTGTTATCCATGCTGGTGATTCCGGCAGCATTTCGCTTAATGGAAAGCCGACGGCTGCGGAAGTGATGACGTTTTATTCTGGCTACGCTGAGTTCTTTAGTCGGGTACTTGACCAGCGGGGTAACACTGTTATCCTGTACGGCTGTTTTGCAATCACCCAATAGACTGATCAATGACTAACCGCCTGCCCTTAACCGCGCCCTCTTGTAGCGATGATCATGACCCGGAAGCCTTACATGTAGAAACGGCCCAGCAACGGATTATCGCCGCCATTACACCACTGTCGGATACTGAGGCAGAATATCTACCCTTACGGGAAAGCCTGGACCGGGTACTGGCAGATACTGTGGTAGCAAGTATGGATGTGCCGCCCTCCCCTAACTCGGCGATGGATGGTTATGGTTTGCTGGGCACGGATTTGCCGGTACAGGGCAGCCGGGAATTACGGGTGATAGGCAGCAGTTATGCCGGGCACCCGTTTCCAGGCCGGGTAACTGCAGGCGAATGTGTACGGATTATGACCGGAGCAGTAATACCGGCTGGTGTAGATACTGTAGTTGCTCAAGAACACGTCCAATTGCTGGAAGCAGAACGGATTTGTATTGATGGCCGCAGCAAGACAGGGGATAACGTCCGCCGCGCCGGCGAAGACATCAGCCAAGGTCAAACCCTATTGGCTGCCGGGCATAGAATAGGCACAGCCGATCTGGGATTACTGGCATCTGTGGGTATGACGGAAGTGCGCGTACAGCGGCGATTGCGGGTGGCGTTTTTTTCTACCGGTGATGAATTACGCGGTGTGGGTGAGAGCCTGGCCCCCGGCCAGATTTATGACAGCAATCGTTATACCTTGTACGGCATGTTAATGCGTCAGCATTGCCAGATCAGCGACTTGGGTTCTGTGCCGGATGATCCAGCAGCGCTACGGAGTACCTTACTGGCAGCCGCTCCACATCACGACCTGATTATTGCCACCGGCGGGGTTTCGGTGGGCGATGCCGACCATGTGCGCCGGGTGTTTGCCGAACTGGGTGAGCTGAATTTCTGGAAAGTGGCGATGAAACCAGGCCGACCATTAACTTTTGGCCGTTTGCAACAAGCCTGGTTTTTTGGTTTGCCGGGTAATCCGGTGGCCGTAATGGTGAGTTTTTGCCAATTTGTGTTGCCGGCTTTGCAACAACTGGCCGGTACCGCCACTACACCGCCGTTGACGGTTAAAGCAACCAGCACTTCGGTGTTAAAAAAGCGTCCTGGCCGTACCGAATATCAACGCGGTATTTTAAGTTATGACTCG
Coding sequences within it:
- the moeA gene encoding molybdopterin molybdotransferase MoeA; the protein is MTNRLPLTAPSCSDDHDPEALHVETAQQRIIAAITPLSDTEAEYLPLRESLDRVLADTVVASMDVPPSPNSAMDGYGLLGTDLPVQGSRELRVIGSSYAGHPFPGRVTAGECVRIMTGAVIPAGVDTVVAQEHVQLLEAERICIDGRSKTGDNVRRAGEDISQGQTLLAAGHRIGTADLGLLASVGMTEVRVQRRLRVAFFSTGDELRGVGESLAPGQIYDSNRYTLYGMLMRQHCQISDLGSVPDDPAALRSTLLAAAPHHDLIIATGGVSVGDADHVRRVFAELGELNFWKVAMKPGRPLTFGRLQQAWFFGLPGNPVAVMVSFCQFVLPALQQLAGTATTPPLTVKATSTSVLKKRPGRTEYQRGILSYDSAGNLLVSKTGEQGSGILSSMSKANCFIVLSIEQTRIEPGQIVTVQPFAGLL
- a CDS encoding efflux RND transporter permease subunit, with the translated sequence MIAGLIRWSVRNRFMVLLLTLCLAGWGIWSIKTTAIDALPDLSDVQVIIRTSYPGQAPQVVENQVTYPLATTMLSVPGAKTVRGFSFFGDSFVYVLFEDGTDLYWARSRVLEYLNQVQGRLPATAKASLGPDATGVGWIFQYALIDRSGQHDLAQLRSLQDWFLKYELKSLPNVAEVATVGGMVKQYQVVLDPVKLANLGISQQQVSTAITNANAETGGGVLELGETELMVRASAYLQSLDDFRAIVLKLADGVPVLLGDVAQIQIGPQMRRGIVELDGEGESVGGVIILRSGKNARETISAVKTKLDSLQASLPAGVEIVTTYDRSQLIDRAVANLTDKLIEEFVVVAVVCVVFLWHLRSSLVAIIALPLGVLTAFAIMRYQGINANIMSLGGIAIAVGAMVDAAVVMIENAHKKVEHWQQQHPDQILQGETHWQVMTDAAVEVGPALFFSLLIITLSFLPIFTLEAQEGRLFSPLAFTKTYAMAASAGLSVTLIPILMGYWIRGKLPSETANPVNRTLIKFYKPILDSALQRPKTTLLAAGLLFLTLFWPLSRLGGEFLPPLDEGDLLYMPSALPGLSAQKVAEVLQQTDRMIKTVPEVARVFGKAGRAETATDPAPLEMFETTIQFKPRNEWRAGMTQEKLIAELDAAVKVPGMANIWIPPIRNRIDMLATGIKSPIGVKISGSHLTDIDKVAQEVEHLAKQLDGVSSALAERLSGGRYVDIDIDRAAAARYGLSIAELQAVVAGLIGGDNIGETVEGRARYPINLRYPREWRNSVERLQQLPITTELGSQITLGSVAHIHISDGPPMLKSENARPSGWVYIDVRGRDLASVVTELKAKVNQEIKLEPGMTLSYSGQFEFLERANARMKLVVPATLLIIFVLLYQTFQRMDEALLIMLTLPFALTGGVWFLYLLNFNLSAATGVGFIALAGISTEFGVIMLLYLKQAWTERLAHDQDSPADLLAAIREGAVLRVRPKAMTVAVIIAGLLPIFWGNGTGSEVMSRIAAPMLGGMVTAPLLSMLVIPAAFRLMESRRLRK
- a CDS encoding efflux RND transporter periplasmic adaptor subunit, with translation MKPFNSLAVLLGATALVASGIGIGWQLALQQIPPASPEQMPASPEPVKPAQKVLYWYDPMMPQQHFDKPGKSPFMDMALIPKYAETTHTNGISIDPLRTENIGMRLATVSRLAVARQLEVSGLIGFNDRDVAVVQTRSPGFVERVWPLAAGDLVNAGQPLVELLLPEWASAQQELLAVRELGEPDLLTAARQRLRLLGMPDNLIQHLELSGVVENRYTITAPISGVIQNLDVRNGMSVMNAQTLVRINGLNKVWLEAAVAEAQAETLSIGDLAEVHLTAYPEQGMTGKISTILPMLHENSRSVRVRIELDNQQHKLRPGMSAQIRLSSHGADTGLAVPSEALIRTGKRTLVMLADDAGRYTPQEVHIGHEVGNFTVISAGLEEGQQVVASGQFLLDSEASLSGITAEPAHQQHQHQMEENP
- a CDS encoding DODA-type extradiol aromatic ring-opening family dioxygenase, which gives rise to MNQYLAPVLFIPHGGGPLPLLGDAGHVELVEFLRALPASLAKQPAAILVISAHWEATQATITHADKPALIYDYAGFPEASYQITYPAVGNPDLAKQVFRLLTEHDIPASLDNQRGFDHGLFVPLKLMYPQADIPCLQLSLVNHLDPELHLKIGQALAVLRKQNILILGSGFSFHNMRAFFSHSAADNAKNQAFEDWLIETCCADELTAAERKARLLNWPLAPFAGFCHPRAEHLLPLHVCLGAGGATPAELVFAGSILGKQASGFLWRS
- the yfbR gene encoding 5'-deoxynucleotidase, yielding MSKTTISSSFYAYLARLRWIKRWGLKRNAHEENVMEHSWEVAVIAHTLALIKNRYFDGDLDANAIATAALYHDITEVITGDLPTPIKYHSPAIFEAYKQIEQQAELELLNLLPDALQADFRPLIQHQHLPAAHQQLIKAADKISAYLKCQAELKAGNGEFELAAQQLVSNIHELNQPEVVLFMQAFVPSCGLTLDGLMQTN
- a CDS encoding TolC family protein; this encodes MYFYLSKKRLRFSALWLLASLPELGWSLGLSFDDALNLALQETPQLSANQAQTEAARQLTTPAGELPDPQLAVGVDNLPIQGGDSFSLSRDFMTMQRVGLMQAFPNGAKLDARVAAAENRVALAEAQTRLSRLQVLQETAVAWINRQALEQQLAVLNGLEQENHLFERAVLAKYSGGAGMASELLTPRQEAALIAERRDELNSQLAMALAQLKRWIGSAANQPLDGDIPNWPITPESLAHGLHRHPELDLFDPKTRILDAEVAEAKAEKIPDWALQLAYQRRGPAYSDMVSLQVSVDLPIFAGSRQDPKLAAKLAERAALADERKAALLEHGAMLESALAEHQRLARAVQRSREVIVPLAAEKVTLTLADWRGNRADLATLAAARRENIEAQLKAISLENQRRQLAARLHYTYSEQTLSQTEPQP